In Halostella litorea, a single window of DNA contains:
- a CDS encoding response regulator, with protein sequence MAPGRNAAGEDATVVVADDEPKVTDLYAKYLEPSFEVRRAYGGEEALDAVDESVDVVLLDRQMPEMSGDDVLEGIREAGYGCQVVLVTALEPTMDAVDMAFDDYIVKPTDEEELNAVVDRQLLRASYDAQVNEYLRLRSKIDVLREEKSEEGLADSDRFEMLTVLADSLYDDLQAAVDDHEELEDVDDLVGES encoded by the coding sequence ATGGCCCCCGGTCGGAACGCTGCTGGCGAGGACGCGACGGTCGTGGTCGCGGACGACGAGCCGAAGGTGACGGACCTCTACGCGAAGTACCTCGAACCGTCGTTCGAGGTGCGGCGCGCGTACGGCGGCGAGGAGGCGCTCGATGCGGTTGACGAGAGCGTCGACGTCGTGTTGCTCGACCGCCAGATGCCGGAGATGTCCGGCGACGACGTGCTGGAGGGGATCCGCGAGGCCGGGTACGGCTGTCAGGTGGTGCTCGTGACCGCCCTGGAGCCGACGATGGACGCCGTCGACATGGCGTTCGACGACTACATCGTGAAGCCGACCGACGAGGAGGAGCTAAACGCCGTCGTCGACCGCCAGTTGCTCCGGGCGAGCTACGACGCGCAGGTCAACGAGTACCTGCGCCTGCGGTCGAAGATCGACGTGCTCCGCGAGGAGAAATCCGAGGAGGGACTCGCCGACAGCGACCGCTTCGAGATGCTCACCGTCCTCGCAGACTCGCTGTACGACGACCTGCAGGCGGCCGTCGACGACCACGAGGAACTGGAGGACGTGGACGACCTCGTCGGGGAGTCCTGA
- a CDS encoding GNAT family N-acetyltransferase: MAFLEGSSVELVPLDPSREPHVRAYARSRTDPEMRTTGAYGGTVTREAASEWIERKQSTDAPNALCAIRVAGDTVGWAGCRVDDLRARTATLGYYVLPEEQGNGYATEAASLLVAYAFQELNAHKVAAEVQADNPASERVLEKIGFECEGTRRDHHYKDGDYRDISLWGVTEAEFDPA; encoded by the coding sequence ATGGCGTTCCTCGAAGGTTCCAGCGTCGAGCTCGTCCCGCTCGACCCGTCCCGGGAACCACACGTTCGAGCCTACGCGCGGTCGCGGACGGACCCGGAGATGCGCACGACCGGCGCGTACGGCGGAACGGTGACCCGGGAGGCCGCGAGCGAGTGGATCGAGCGGAAACAGTCGACCGACGCCCCCAACGCCCTGTGTGCAATACGGGTCGCGGGCGACACGGTCGGCTGGGCGGGCTGCAGGGTGGACGACCTGCGGGCCCGGACCGCCACGCTCGGCTACTACGTCCTGCCGGAGGAGCAGGGCAACGGGTACGCCACCGAGGCCGCGTCGCTGCTCGTGGCATACGCCTTTCAGGAGCTGAACGCGCACAAGGTGGCCGCGGAGGTGCAGGCGGACAACCCCGCCAGCGAGCGCGTCCTGGAGAAGATCGGCTTCGAGTGTGAGGGCACCCGCCGGGACCACCACTACAAGGACGGCGACTACCGCGACATCTCGCTGTGGGGCGTGACCGAGGCCGAGTTCGACCCGGCGTAG
- the mch gene encoding 2-methylfumaryl-CoA hydratase, whose translation MTDWTDPATFAAALDRAETLEKGNHFEAFAEGDRIAHDAGIRLTRHGNDEWMSRTLNHDPAYWRTDAARERGFDEPPVHPDYLVACTMGPSVEDLSEKGGYFLGRDDVTVHDPAVYPGTELRVESTVRSTRESSSRPAYGIVTWETRGVDAESGETLLSYERTNMVPRHEPLATDGGGADGGGTDDESGDGDDPPALPDDLIAPDGPAFDDFRRALDAAADRDAAVAYRHERGRTMDAELVSGLPLATLNTAGQHHDANRMADSPSGGIVAYGDVTRSVALAHARSDERTHRELGYGDERFHTFVAPGDTVYGFTRVLDADPSDGPPGGGRVRFQHVAFNQREEPVYSGTRTALVR comes from the coding sequence ATGACTGACTGGACCGACCCGGCAACGTTCGCCGCGGCCCTCGACCGCGCGGAGACCCTGGAGAAGGGCAACCACTTCGAGGCGTTCGCGGAGGGCGACCGGATCGCCCACGACGCCGGGATCCGCCTCACCCGCCACGGCAACGACGAGTGGATGAGCCGGACGCTCAACCACGACCCCGCGTACTGGCGGACCGACGCCGCGCGGGAGCGCGGGTTCGACGAGCCGCCGGTCCACCCCGACTACCTCGTCGCCTGCACCATGGGGCCGAGCGTCGAGGACCTGAGCGAGAAGGGCGGCTACTTCCTCGGCCGCGACGACGTGACCGTCCACGACCCCGCGGTGTACCCGGGGACGGAACTCCGCGTGGAGTCGACCGTCCGGTCGACCCGCGAATCGAGTTCCCGCCCGGCGTACGGCATCGTCACGTGGGAAACGCGGGGGGTCGACGCCGAGTCCGGCGAGACGCTGCTCTCCTACGAGCGCACGAACATGGTGCCGCGCCACGAGCCGCTGGCGACCGACGGCGGCGGGGCCGACGGGGGCGGAACCGACGACGAGTCCGGGGACGGCGACGACCCGCCCGCGCTCCCCGACGACCTTATCGCGCCCGACGGGCCGGCGTTCGACGACTTCCGGCGGGCGCTCGACGCGGCGGCCGACCGCGACGCCGCCGTCGCCTACCGCCACGAGCGCGGGCGGACGATGGACGCGGAACTCGTCTCCGGGCTCCCGCTGGCGACGCTCAACACCGCGGGACAGCACCACGACGCCAACCGGATGGCCGACTCGCCGTCCGGGGGCATCGTCGCCTACGGCGACGTGACCCGTTCCGTCGCGCTCGCCCACGCGCGGTCCGACGAGCGGACCCACCGCGAACTCGGCTACGGCGACGAGCGGTTCCACACGTTCGTCGCGCCGGGCGACACGGTGTACGGGTTCACGCGCGTCCTCGACGCCGACCCGTCCGACGGGCCGCCCGGGGGCGGCCGGGTCCGCTTCCAGCACGTCGCCTTTAACCAGCGCGAGGAGCCGGTGTACTCCGGCACGCGAACCGCGCTCGTCCGCTAG
- the citE gene encoding L-malyl-CoA/beta-methylmalyl-CoA lyase yields MTRLCRTFQTAPAAVPKENSAKYLDSALSAEGFEAPDWLVPDLEDGTAPDRKEEALENAVDRLSGGTDFAGEVWPRVQWGYDSQRDRERGREEIRTLVREAGDALDGVVVPKVGRVADVERAAEAVAEAERASGRPDGSVALAVIVETARAKSDLREIARFGADSRLTGLVFGPVDYTAELGGRAIDGARPAWDGLLADLSNEASANDLVAVGGPFDDLFRERAGVRFYNGDAYADQVEREAKLGLDGSWSLYPKQTAQANRIHMPTAEELRRDVGKIERFEAAKSEGTGAVTLDGQMVDEATFRNFANTVRTVRRIDAARPEQTAAAYDADLLERALALDPSW; encoded by the coding sequence ATGACACGACTCTGCCGCACGTTCCAGACCGCACCGGCCGCCGTCCCGAAGGAGAACTCGGCGAAGTACCTCGACTCCGCGCTGTCCGCCGAGGGGTTCGAGGCCCCCGACTGGCTGGTCCCCGACCTGGAGGACGGAACCGCGCCGGACCGCAAGGAGGAGGCCCTGGAGAACGCCGTCGACCGGCTCTCCGGCGGCACCGACTTCGCCGGCGAGGTCTGGCCCCGCGTGCAGTGGGGCTACGACAGTCAGCGCGACCGGGAGCGGGGCCGCGAGGAGATCCGAACGCTCGTTCGCGAGGCCGGCGACGCCCTCGACGGCGTCGTCGTCCCGAAGGTCGGCCGCGTCGCCGACGTCGAGCGCGCGGCCGAGGCCGTCGCGGAGGCCGAGCGGGCGTCCGGCCGCCCGGACGGGTCGGTCGCACTGGCCGTCATCGTCGAGACGGCGCGGGCGAAGTCCGACCTCCGCGAGATCGCACGGTTCGGTGCGGACTCGCGGCTGACCGGCCTCGTGTTCGGGCCGGTCGACTACACCGCCGAACTGGGCGGCCGCGCTATCGACGGCGCGCGCCCGGCGTGGGACGGCCTGCTCGCGGACCTCTCGAACGAGGCCAGCGCGAACGACCTCGTCGCGGTCGGCGGCCCGTTCGACGACCTGTTCCGGGAGCGCGCGGGGGTCCGCTTCTACAACGGCGACGCCTACGCCGATCAGGTCGAGCGCGAGGCGAAACTCGGGCTCGACGGGAGCTGGTCGCTGTACCCGAAACAGACCGCGCAGGCCAACCGGATCCACATGCCGACCGCGGAGGAACTCCGGCGCGACGTGGGGAAGATAGAGCGGTTCGAGGCGGCGAAGTCCGAGGGAACCGGGGCGGTCACGCTGGATGGGCAGATGGTCGACGAGGCGACGTTCAGGAACTTCGCGAACACCGTCCGGACCGTCCGTAGGATAGACGCCGCGCGGCCGGAACAGACCGCGGCGGCCTACGACGCGGACCTGCTGGAGCGCGCGCTGGCGCTCGACCCGTCGTGGTAG